CAACTTTTCAAATGGTTTCGATAAATTAATTTATTTAATATCTGCAGAAATTTTTTTGACTTAAATAAATTAAAACTTCAACCAGTGGAAAAATATTCTATCCAGCAGCCATATAGTTAGACCCCCTTCCAGGAAAGCTAACCAATACATCCCATAATCAGAAAATCCCATTTGTTCTTTTACTGTTTTAATTAATTTTTTATGAGCTTGAATGAGATCTTTCATGAACAATCAAATTTTTTAAACTTGCTGAATTTCTTTAATTAAAAAACCCTTCCCATAGCAAGATAGACATGTCTTAGTCTCATCTAAAGAAATTCTTAGAAAACCTGCTCCATTACATCTAAAGCAATTTACTTTAGTGTTTGAATAGATTTTTGATTTAATTTTAGCAGCACGATTTAAGTAAGAAACAGTTTCTTTACGGCCGTTTGCCTTGGCAGCTTTGTTTAAAAGCTTTTTATAACTGACTTTTAGTTCTTGGGTATTCATCTTTTGAAAAAAACTATAATGCGAATACAGGAAAAACTGAATGTTTAAATAATTTTAAAAACTTTCAAATTCCCGTTTATATTTCTAATCTGATCTCTTACTGAGATCTAAATAATATAACTAGGATTTAATTTATATGTTTAGTATCTAGAGTAATTAGTTTGTATATTTAATAGAAATTTTATATTTAATAAACTAAAAATTTTGCGGGTGATCATTCAAGAAAATATTTTTTTGTCTTTGAAAGTGAGCTTAGATAATTTATTGTTTGAAAAGTATTTAAAAGCTCTCGTAGATCATCCAGCTTTTTTGAGGTTTTTAACTAAAAAATCATTTTCATTAGTAAGAACTTCGAGCTTGGATTTTTCCAACTCTTTTTTGATTTCGGGATTTAAATCCTTTTTTGTATCATTTGGATTCATAGGATTTGGACTTGAAATTTTTAAAATTCAGTTGCAATCATAGTGATCCCAAAAAAAATTTGTGGATAGTTTTTTCTTAAAAGAAGATAATATTTTATTTTGCACATAGAAATTCAAATTTAATCAACATATTGTGGAAAACCCTGTTGAAAAACACTTAAAAAGTGGATAACTCTTCGGGAGCATTATCAAAACAAGCTTTTCTGGAAAATATTTAAGTATTAATACTTCATCAAAAGAAAATTAAATGTAGTTTAAAAAGTATCATAATCTCTTGTTATAACTGTGGGATCATTACTTTTTTAAAAAAGAAAAAAATCTATTCTAAGAGCACATGTTGATAAAGAATTTTAAAAAATTTTTTTCATGATGTATCAATTTGAAAATTAAAGTGAAGAAAAATCAATCTAAACTTGCAATTTTTAATTTTTGTCTTATGTGGTCAAAAAATATTTAATTCGGTTTTCTCTATGCAAATATTTCTCAAACCTAAAACTAATCAAATAGGGTTGAATAAGTTAATAAATTTTAAATGACAGAAGAAAAAAAGGATTCAAAAAAATGTTCTGGAAAGAAAAACATTATGTTTGCTTATGGTTTTATACAACTTGGTTCTAGTTTCGTATCTGCAATAGCTTTAGCTGCTATCGCTTTTGGATTCTGTTCAGTAAAAAAAGAGTCTAAACTTTTCAATAAATGTGTTTCAGAAATTATTGAAGATGGTGGTACCAATTCTGAGGCAGTAAGGTATTGCAACGGAGGCAATTAAAATTTCTCTCAAAATAATTAAGTGGACTCAACCTGCGATTTGATTATTGACTCTTTAAAAGAGGAGCCAATTGGAGAAACTGATCATTTTATTTGGTTTATAACAGATATTGGTATCGTTGCTCTATTTAAAAGAGAGGAAAACTTTGAAACTTATAGTTCGAATGTCGAAATTGAGGCAAATAAAATTGCTTTAGATATAACTAAAGAAGAGAAAGAGTACCTCAAAATAAAAGAGAGACAGGTTTTCTTGTTTTATTCATAATCTTGGATTTAGTTCTTGATTTAGTAAGATGGCTCAAGGTTTAAGGCAGGCTCCATAATATTGCTTTCGCTAACTAATTCGTAGGTTAGCTCTTTATTTAGGGCATTTATATAAGATGTATAAAGTTTTCCCCAAACAAATTCAAATTCATCTTTACTTAAATTCTTGAAAAGAATTTCTCCTTTGAAGTAAATGTGATAAGAATCATTCATCATGGAAAATTAATCTTATCCTTTTTAACGCAGTGAAATATGTATGTAGTATTAGGTGCTACTAAAAAGAAATTTATATGTAGAAGTTAGAAATACTTTTAGACTATCCGTGTATTCATTTTTTGTTTTTTGAATAATCCGACGGTCTCATCAAGATCCATACAAGGCTGAATGCTTATATCCATTAACCTTCTCCATGGATGCCATTGCTTCCAAATTGTCTCAAGAGAATCTGCACTCACTACAGAATGTCCAATCCCATTTTGAACCATAAAAATCCAAGAATGAACCTCATAGTTTTCAGGTCTATTTTGGGGACCACCTGATTCATACCAATTAATTAGCATTTCTGCCCCTTCTTCTTGATCCTCGCCATCAGTAAATTCGTAGGAAATCAAATACCTTTGCATATAGATTATTATTAAAATCTCTAAACTATTTTAACTCTAGATTTAGATATTGCCTCCGAATTTAATTAATGCTATGAAGTTTATAGAAGTGATTGTCTTAAATGACAGAAAGATTTGGGAAAATTAAAAAGAATATTTTGACTAATTTATCTTTTATAAATAAGACAATCTTGAAGTATTTTCAAAACCATGATCTGTTCGTATAGCTTCATTTAATAGATAAAATTTGATACTTTTTAAAATACCTTAAATTAGTTAACATATTTGTATTGTATAGATACCGATGATAAATAAAAAGGATCAAAGCGATCCAATTGATAATTTAGAGTATGAAAAAGTTCTAGAAGAAGAAGTAATTAATTCGTACGAAAGTAAATTTCAGAAAGACACTGAAGAAGATATTAAAAAGATTAAATTCTACAGACTTAAAAGAACTCCATTAGAAATATTAAATAGGTCATTTTTCTTTTTCTTTATTGGAAGTTTTCTTTTCTCTTTGTTTTTAGCTTATTCAGAGAGTAAGTTATGGTTCATACTTTATGTAATAAGTGCATTGTCATGTGTTTTCTATACTCCTAATAGAAAGGCACTAAAAGAATTAATAGCAGCTTGGCCAAATATAGAGGATCTCATCAAAGGGAGGAGTATGTGGAGAAAAGGCAAGTAAATAGATTATGAAACCTTTAAGTGCATTTAAAAAATGGTTATTAAATATCCTTGTTCCATATATCGAAGGCACCAACAAGAAAAAAGAGGATAAAAAATGAGTTTAATAAAGGTTGGAATTATTGTTGAAATATTTTTGTTTGTAGGAGTTTTTATATGGGTTAGGAAACTAACTAGTAAAAAAGGTAGACAACCATCTCTATCAAAAAAAACAATTAAAAATCTCAAATTTTAGAATTTTGATCACAAAATAAGGAATCTTTATAAAGAGATCAAATTTATGGGAGAATTCTTTACTTTTGCCCTCTCACTTTGTGTATGAAATCGGTTAGAACATCTATATCGTTTTTAAAAAATATGGTTTCCTCCATTCAAGGTCTTGCTCCAATAACTAATCCATTAAATAGTGTCTTAGTAGAAAAAAAACTAATAAATGTTGATCAAAAGTTTATTCAACTTGTTTCTCTTGCAGAAGGTTTACCTCGTACAGAAGTAATTGAAAGTGGAAGGAATTATTGGAGAGGTGTTTGTAGGAGCTTAATTTTTAGATTTCCTGATGACCTTGAAATTTTAAAGCTTGATGTAAGAAGTTATGTAGATAGATCTAAAGGAATTATTCAGATAAGATCTGCAGCAAGATTAGGGCAATCAGATTTAGGCGTTAATCTAAGAAGAGTGGAATACTTGTTTAATCAATTAGAGAAATTTTAATTAATCTGTTTTTTATAGATTTAAGGTTCTTTTTACTAAATAGTTGTGCTTTAATTCATAAGAATATTTGAATTGCCATGGTAAAGATAATCTTAGTTGGAATTATTGTCGCTCTTGTATATTCTCAACCTGACCTTCGTCTTACGGTCGCTGATTGGTTAAAAGCAGCTTCTGATTTTCTAATTGAATCGGTACAAGTAAAACCTTGAATTAATTTTTAATTAAGCATTAAATAAGACCTGAGACAGTAAGCATTTGTTTAATGCATAGAGCCACGAAAATAAATATTATTATTCTGCTTAATATATATTTCACTTAAACAAATAAATAGTTTTAGGAACATAATAGAAAATTTTTTTGAAATTTTTGAATAGTTAACGATAATAAGGAATATGAAGCTTAGATTATTTGAGTTCTATTTTATTAAAGACTATTTAAGGCCTTGGTTTGGTCTTATTTATTCTTTATTCTTTCTGTTTTTTTTAGGTGCAATTGGCTATCGAATAACAGAGGGATGGGAATGGAGTGATTGCTTATGGATGGTTCTGATCACAATAACCACTATTGGTTTTGGA
This window of the Prochlorococcus marinus XMU1410 genome carries:
- a CDS encoding molecular chaperone DnaJ — encoded protein: MNTQELKVSYKKLLNKAAKANGRKETVSYLNRAAKIKSKIYSNTKVNCFRCNGAGFLRISLDETKTCLSCYGKGFLIKEIQQV
- a CDS encoding DUF3303 domain-containing protein, which encodes MQRYLISYEFTDGEDQEEGAEMLINWYESGGPQNRPENYEVHSWIFMVQNGIGHSVVSADSLETIWKQWHPWRRLMDISIQPCMDLDETVGLFKKQKMNTRIV
- a CDS encoding DUP family protein, which encodes MINKKDQSDPIDNLEYEKVLEEEVINSYESKFQKDTEEDIKKIKFYRLKRTPLEILNRSFFFFFIGSFLFSLFLAYSESKLWFILYVISALSCVFYTPNRKALKELIAAWPNIEDLIKGRSMWRKGK
- a CDS encoding DUF1499 domain-containing protein; translated protein: MVSSIQGLAPITNPLNSVLVEKKLINVDQKFIQLVSLAEGLPRTEVIESGRNYWRGVCRSLIFRFPDDLEILKLDVRSYVDRSKGIIQIRSAARLGQSDLGVNLRRVEYLFNQLEKF